AAAGGCGGCATAGAAGGCGAGATTGGCGCGCGTGATTTCTTCGATGCGTTGTTCGACCACGGCTGGCTCCGGCAACGGTGCGGCATTGTACTGCAAACACCGTTGCCGGTGCGAGCCTCAATTACGCGGTGAGGGGGCGGACTCACGGGGAGCCGTTGCACCGCCGAGAGTGGGACTTCTCTCGAGAGTGCAGGCCGCCGCGAGTCCCATCAGCCCGCATGGGTGGCGAGCAGCCCCTCTTCCAGCGCCGTCTTCAAGAGTTGCGCGATATTGGAGACCCGAAGCTTCTTCATCATGTTGGCCCGGTGGGCCTCCGCCGTCTTGATGCTGATATGCAGCTGCTCAGCGATCGTTCGGTTCGTCAACCCCGCCCAGACCAACTGCAGAATTTCCTGCTCTCTCGGGGTCAGATCTTCCGGACGGCGCCTGGTCATCGTGCTGCTGCTCGCCACAGCATCCGTTCCCGGCGGAACCTCACGCAGATTCCCCTCCCGACTGAACCGCAAGACATTCTCATTGTCATTCCACATCATTTGCTCTCCTTTATTACCGAGCCCACACATTCAACTGTGAACGAAGATGACCAAGAAAACCCGACGAAATCGGCACCAGCCCTAGCAAGCAGCTCAACACGGCCCCGACCGCCCGAGTCCGATTCGACCAGGTCCTGATGCGGGAGGCGGCCCATATCGATCCAGCGCCCATCAATCTGCTCTGCGACGACCGGTTGATCAAAGGCACCCCGCGACGAGGACGGAATCGTCATCAACACGTCGTGATCAGAACCGGTTGAGATGAAAAACCCTGCGAACCCCATCTGCGCCTCTTGATGCTGCGCCAGCTGCCGATTTCTTGACCCGACCATCACTCTCCGACAATCACTGAACCTACCCATCAAGGATCATGCCATGGCTGTTGCCGAGAGAAGGTTGAGGAAAAACTAGGGATTTACGCCAAGACGCCCACCAGCCGGAGGTGCCATGTGTCAAGGAGATGGCACAACGTGCTGTGCCACACCTGTCTCATGTGGCGCAGCGCACACCTGTCGGCGATACTCGGATGTGACCCAGGCCTGAATCTAAGTTTTGGACCGTTCGGCCTATGCGGAGGAGATCTGCGAGAAGCGGCACCTGATCATCGGATGGATATTCTGGTGTGTCATAGGGGGAAGATTTTCGCGCCTGCATCGAGCAAGGTCACGGGCGAAAATCTTGAGCGGTGTCTTCGGAGGCGGCCACATCATATTCGGCCAGACGCCGATAGAACGTCCGGCGGCTCATGCCCAATAATCGAGCCGCCTCGGAACGATTCCCGCCCGTCTGCTGAAGGGCCCCTAGCATACGGGTCCGCTCATCGTCACGCTGGAGAGGAACATAGGTCGACTTCGGCTCGGGATGCCTGATCTCCGGCGGGAGATCCCCGACCTGCACGACCGTCCCTTTGCAATGAATGAGCGCCGATTCCACCGCGCTTTTCAGTTCCCGCACATTACCGGGCCAGGGATAGGCGGTCAGGAGTTGCAACGCCTCCGGGCTGACCTGGAACACCGACTTTTCCATGACGGAGCGAAACTGCCCGAGAAAGGCATGGACCAGCAGGGGAATATCCGTCGGCCGGTCACGCAACGGCGTCAGATGGAGCCGTGCGACCTTGATGCGATACAACAGATCTCTCCGGAACGTCCCCTTTTCCACATCCTCCGCCAGGTTATGGTGCGTCGCCACCACCAGACGGACATCGACCTTCCGTGGTTTAGACTCGCCCAAGCGCGTCACTTCCCGCTCCTGCAAGACACGCAGGAGGCTCGTCTGGACTGCGGGGGAAATATCGCCGATCTCGTCCAGGAACAGCGTGCCTCCCTCCGCCGCCTCAAAAACCCCTTCCTGGTTGTCGATGGCGCCGGTGAACGCCCCCTTTTTATGGCCGAACAACTGGCTGCCGAGAATCGAGTCGGTGAACCCCGCACAATTGACGGCCAGAAATGTGTGGGGTGCCCGCCGACTGGTGAGATGGATCGCACGGGCCACCAATTCCTTCCCCGTGCCGGTTTCTCCCTCGATCAGGACGGTCGCATCCACCGCGGCGATCTTCTGGATTTCTTCGTACAACACCACCATGGACGGGCTCCGGCCGATCAAGTCATGAAATTTTCCGTGATCCGCCAACTGCGATTGGAGCGCTTGAGCCTGATCCTCTGCCGCAAATCGCCGTCGGACGCTTTCCACCCATTGCTCCGCAATCGTCAGACGCAGTTTCAGAAACTCGACGCCGACGGGCTTCACCAGATAGTCGTTGACGCCTGCCTGCAACGCCGTCCGCAAGGCATCCGGTGAATCATGCGCCGTAATCATGACAATCACGCAGCGATCACCGCCCGGACTCGATCGGATGGCGCGGCACAACTGCAGCCCGTCCATGCCGCCGCCACGCAACTCCCAATCGAGCAGCACCAGTTCAAAGGCTCGCCGACTGTAGGCCTCCCAGGCCGACTCCCCATCCCCGCAGGCCGTCACCTCATGCCCGCGCGCGTCGATGACCTGTTCAAACAAACGCCGAATGTCGATGTGGTCTTCCACCAGCAACACGCGCATGACTGTTCCACCCTTTACTTACACATAGACCACTTGCAGGCGATCCAGATAGCTGGTGCACGCGTTCAGCGTCTCCCGCACCGCCGCTCCGTCCTTGCGTTCCGCCGCCGCCTCGAGAGCCCGCCCATACGCGCTGATGGCGTCGAGTCCGTAGGTCCCTCCGGCGCCCTTGAGGCCATGGCCGATTTCACGGACCAGGACATAGTCTTCGCGTTCTACCGCATCCGCGATCTGGACCAGGTCCTGGCGCCGACGTTCCAGAAACCCCGGCATGAGCGACTCGAACTCTCCGCTGAGCTGTAGCACAACAGGAGCCAAGGCCGCGTCAGACCGCGACGGTGCTAGCGCTGCTGTTTGGGAATACAACTGAATCGCTTCCATCAGTCGCGCCTTACGAATCGGTTTCGTGAGGTGGGCCGTACACCCCGCCTCAAGACTGCGCTGCACTTCACCTTGCAGCGCATTGGCCGTGAGGGCCAGTATGGGAACCGGGGGTCGGCCCTGCTCCCGTTCCCAGGCTCGAATGGCCTTTGTCGCCGCATAACCATCCATGACGGGCATCTGGATGTCCATCAAGACCAAATCGTACGATCCCCGCAGAAACATCTCGACCGCCACCTGGCCGTTGGCTGCTGTTTCGACCCGATGCGGCGTCGCCTTGAAATAGAATTCCATCATGCGACGATTGTCCACAAAGTCTTCGGCCAGCAGAATCGACAGTCCGGCCCTACCGTCTACCGGGCTGGAGGGCTCCTTTGGGGAACCGGGCAGGTCCCCATGCCCCTCGGCCGATGCAGTCTTACCGATGACCGCCATCATGCCATTGAACAAATCCGATCGCCGGAACGGCTTGGTGAGATACCGCACCACTCCGCATTCCCGCGCGCGAGCCTGATCACCGGCTCGGCGTTCCGACGTCAGCATGATCAAAGACAATCCCGCCAGCCAGGGTGAACGGGCGATGGTCTCCGCAACCTCCCACCCGCTGAGCTTCGGCATGCGCACGTCGAGAATCACCAGGCGATACGGGACACCGGCCTTCGCTGCGCGACGCAATTCCTCCAACGCCTCATCACCGCCGGACGCCTCGACAGCAGGGATTCCCCAGCCCGTCAGCGTTTCTCGCACAATCAGACGATTGGTGGCATTATCGTCCACGATCAAGGTGCGTAAGCCGGCCAATTGCTCCCACTGTGCCGGAGGAACGGCCGGGACCGGTTGGAGATGGACGGCGAACTTGGCGCTAAAGCTGAAGAGGCTGCCCTTGCCGACCTCACTCTCCACCCACATCTTCCCGCCCATTCGCTCGACTAAACGCCGGGAAATCGTCAACCCGAGGCCGCTCCCGCTGTATGGCCGGGTCATCGACGAATCGACCTGGGTAAACCGTTCGAAAATGACCGCCAGCTTGTCCGTTGGAATCCCGATACCCGTATCCCGCACGGTGAACAGAAGATTTCCCGGCCCATCCGCCTGCGGATCGCACTCCACTCGCAGCACGACCTCCCCCTGATCCGTGAACTTGATGGCATTCCCCAACAGATTCAGCAGCACCTGCCGCAGTCGGTTCGGGTCCCCGACCAGCGAGGTCGGCACATCGGGCTGAATCTGGTAGGCCAACTCCAAATTCTTCTCGGCGGCGCGCACGGCGACTAATTCGGCCGCGCGCTGCACCAAATCGTTGAGGTCGAAATCGACGATATCCAGATCCAGATGTCCGGCTTCAATTTTTGACAGGTCGAGCACGTCGTTGATCAGACTCAGCAGGTTGCTCCCCGCATCTCGAAAAATCTGCACATACTCCCGCTGATCCTCGTTCAGCGACGTTTCGGACAACAAATCCGCCATGCCCACGATGGCGTTCATCGGAGTTCTGATTTCATGGCTCATCGTGGCGAGGAAATCGCTCTTGGCCCGATTGGCGAACTCCGCCGCCTCCTTTGCCATCACCAGCGCGCTCTCCGCCTCCTGGCGCTGCTTCGCCTCGTAGGCCAACGTCACAAGATTCCCGATGGACGTCGCAAACTGCGTCTCCTCACTGGTCCAGGCACGCGGCACGCCGATCCGTTCATGGCACACCACGCCCGCCAGCCGCCCCCCGAAGAAAATCGGCACATCCAACAGGGAAACAATACCCAAAGGCTGGAGATACGCAGGCAGCAGTTCGGACGTGCGAGGATCCCGATCCACATCGTGGGCGTCGACCACTTGCTCTCGAAGCAGTTCGGCAAAGTAGCGAGGGTACTGCGCGACATTCAGGCGCTGCCCGCGTGAGTGCTGTGCCACACGCTGCTCGTACAACTCCGCACAGTCCAGCATGGCCCCGTTTCGGTCCAGTAACCAGACGCTGGCGCGATCGACCGCCAAGGCCTGCGCGGATGTCCGCATCAACTCCTCGAGAGCCGCCTGCCAGTCCCCCGACCCAATGTGTTGACTCTTGGTCAGACGCATCAGCGCGTGCTGGTGTACCTGCAACACGGACTGACTGTGGCGTAGGGCCGCTTCCGCCTCCGTGCGTCTGGTAATGTCCAACACGAGCGTCAGCAGGCAATTCTCCCTGCCGATACAGACCGGTTCCACGTTGAACAGTCCTTGCCGCACTTCACCGGATTTTGTGCGAAACGCCTTCTCCAGGTTCCGGAGGAATCCATCCCGACGAAGGGTGTCCGCCAACTGTTGACGGTCTTCGGGATTGACCCAGATTCCGACCTCGAGCGACGACATGCCGATGAGTTCTCCGCGGCTGAATCCTGACACCCGCACAAAGGCGTCGTTGACGTCGAGCACCCGCCCGTCTTCCAGACGACTGATGGCCATGCCGGCCGGGCTGCTTTGAAAGGCTTTGGAAAAGCGTTCTTCGCTTTCACGTAAGGCCTGCTCGACCCGTTTCCGCTCCGTAATATCGCGTGCCACGACCTGAAAGCCGCTGACAGTCTCCCCCTCCATCAATAATTGCGCATGTTGTCCCAGCCACACGTCGCGCCCGTCCTTCGTGGCAACCGGCACCTCATACACGGTTCGTGGCACTTTTCGCACAAACTGCCGCCCATAAAACCGCTCAGTTTGCGCTCGACATGGCGGCAGGACAATCTCCAGATAATGACGCCCCAGCAATTCTTCAGGCAGATACCCGAGGATGCGGAGCGAGGTGGGATTGCAATAGGTAAACCGACCGGCTGCATCAGTCCGATAGATGATATCGCCGGCCTGCTCGACCAGCTCGCGATACCGTTCGTCGCTCGCTCGCCGAGCCTCCTCGGCCTGTTGCTGCTCGACCAATTGCTGAGTCAGTCGACTATTGGCAGCCGTCAAACTCTGCGTCTGCTCTGCTACCCGCAATTCCAGTCGGTTGTTCGCAGCGCGCAGCGCCGCTTCAGCGGCGCGACGTTGACTCAGGAGGAAGGCGCCGCCCCACACTATTCCTACGCCCAATGTCCGATTGAACAACGCCGTACGCACTTCGATACCTGGCGGCGCCAGGACAACACCGGCTCCAAGTAGAACTGTACAGAGCGAGGCATACCGCAGCGGGACGGTTGGCGACACACATCGTGAACTGAGCCAGAGAGGGAGCAGATACAACAACCAGACGACATGGCCGAGCGGAATCATCGCATCCAGCGCGAACACTCCGGCAGTCATCAGACCAATCACGGCCAGCATGATCGTACGTTTCCTCGCCCGTCACGGCGAATGACCGATACGCGAGTCGTCTGTCAGACAAACACCGGTAAGATACGCGTCTGCGACGGGGACGTAAACCCGGGCAATCGGCCCTACTGCGGCCCTACCGAGGGAGAGGCGGGATGGGGTGCATTGACGGATCGTCCATGCAGAAGAGGCGCGATCAGCCAGGATAACCGTGCGTAACTCGTCGGAAGAAGTGGAGCGTCGCGGTCTCGAGTTGGGGGGAGCGGGAGGCTTGAGGCACGAACGTGGTGGCCCTGGTTGCTTGTCCCCCTATTTCACGCCGCCGACCGTGAGCGGCAAAACCGCTCACCGCATGGAGCGCCGTTCGTATCCACAGGTCCTTCGGATGACGGGAAATTTCCTGCACCCCACAAGCGTCAGCCATGTCCCGAGCCACGAGACCTCTCCCCCACGTAGCGCCACGAGCTCAAGCCGGAAGTGAGACGAGCGTTGGGGCAGATGGACGATTCGGCGAACGCCTTGGGTTCAATGCATTCCGTTACTGATCGGCCCCGATCAGTCCGGTCCGAATGGCCAGTCGTACCAATCCAGGAACGTCATGAATTTCAAGCCGTTCCATTAGTTGGGCGCGATGCGTCTCCACGGTCTTGACGCTCAGGTCGAGCCGATGAGCAATCTCTTTGGTGGAGCTGCCCTCGGCAATCAACTGCAGGATTTCCCGTTGACGCGCCGTGAGTTTGCCCAATGGACCTGCCGCGGCGGTGCCTTCACGACAATAGGCGTCCAGGGTGAATTTGGCCATGGCCGAGGTCAAATAGGTTTCTCCTCGACACACCGTTTTAAGCGCAAGTTCCAACTCTGAACGGTCGGCGTCCTTCAGAAGATAGCCGGATGCCCCGGATCGTAAC
The sequence above is drawn from the Nitrospira defluvii genome and encodes:
- a CDS encoding sigma-54-dependent transcriptional regulator, whose translation is MRVLLVEDHIDIRRLFEQVIDARGHEVTACGDGESAWEAYSRRAFELVLLDWELRGGGMDGLQLCRAIRSSPGGDRCVIVMITAHDSPDALRTALQAGVNDYLVKPVGVEFLKLRLTIAEQWVESVRRRFAAEDQAQALQSQLADHGKFHDLIGRSPSMVVLYEEIQKIAAVDATVLIEGETGTGKELVARAIHLTSRRAPHTFLAVNCAGFTDSILGSQLFGHKKGAFTGAIDNQEGVFEAAEGGTLFLDEIGDISPAVQTSLLRVLQEREVTRLGESKPRKVDVRLVVATHHNLAEDVEKGTFRRDLLYRIKVARLHLTPLRDRPTDIPLLVHAFLGQFRSVMEKSVFQVSPEALQLLTAYPWPGNVRELKSAVESALIHCKGTVVQVGDLPPEIRHPEPKSTYVPLQRDDERTRMLGALQQTGGNRSEAARLLGMSRRTFYRRLAEYDVAASEDTAQDFRP
- a CDS encoding response regulator transcription factor, producing MMWNDNENVLRFSREGNLREVPPGTDAVASSSTMTRRRPEDLTPREQEILQLVWAGLTNRTIAEQLHISIKTAEAHRANMMKKLRVSNIAQLLKTALEEGLLATHAG
- a CDS encoding PAS domain S-box protein, which encodes MLAVIGLMTAGVFALDAMIPLGHVVWLLYLLPLWLSSRCVSPTVPLRYASLCTVLLGAGVVLAPPGIEVRTALFNRTLGVGIVWGGAFLLSQRRAAEAALRAANNRLELRVAEQTQSLTAANSRLTQQLVEQQQAEEARRASDERYRELVEQAGDIIYRTDAAGRFTYCNPTSLRILGYLPEELLGRHYLEIVLPPCRAQTERFYGRQFVRKVPRTVYEVPVATKDGRDVWLGQHAQLLMEGETVSGFQVVARDITERKRVEQALRESEERFSKAFQSSPAGMAISRLEDGRVLDVNDAFVRVSGFSRGELIGMSSLEVGIWVNPEDRQQLADTLRRDGFLRNLEKAFRTKSGEVRQGLFNVEPVCIGRENCLLTLVLDITRRTEAEAALRHSQSVLQVHQHALMRLTKSQHIGSGDWQAALEELMRTSAQALAVDRASVWLLDRNGAMLDCAELYEQRVAQHSRGQRLNVAQYPRYFAELLREQVVDAHDVDRDPRTSELLPAYLQPLGIVSLLDVPIFFGGRLAGVVCHERIGVPRAWTSEETQFATSIGNLVTLAYEAKQRQEAESALVMAKEAAEFANRAKSDFLATMSHEIRTPMNAIVGMADLLSETSLNEDQREYVQIFRDAGSNLLSLINDVLDLSKIEAGHLDLDIVDFDLNDLVQRAAELVAVRAAEKNLELAYQIQPDVPTSLVGDPNRLRQVLLNLLGNAIKFTDQGEVVLRVECDPQADGPGNLLFTVRDTGIGIPTDKLAVIFERFTQVDSSMTRPYSGSGLGLTISRRLVERMGGKMWVESEVGKGSLFSFSAKFAVHLQPVPAVPPAQWEQLAGLRTLIVDDNATNRLIVRETLTGWGIPAVEASGGDEALEELRRAAKAGVPYRLVILDVRMPKLSGWEVAETIARSPWLAGLSLIMLTSERRAGDQARARECGVVRYLTKPFRRSDLFNGMMAVIGKTASAEGHGDLPGSPKEPSSPVDGRAGLSILLAEDFVDNRRMMEFYFKATPHRVETAANGQVAVEMFLRGSYDLVLMDIQMPVMDGYAATKAIRAWEREQGRPPVPILALTANALQGEVQRSLEAGCTAHLTKPIRKARLMEAIQLYSQTAALAPSRSDAALAPVVLQLSGEFESLMPGFLERRRQDLVQIADAVEREDYVLVREIGHGLKGAGGTYGLDAISAYGRALEAAAERKDGAAVRETLNACTSYLDRLQVVYV
- a CDS encoding response regulator; translated protein: MNTIRVLLAEDHTLVRAGFRALLEKLDKVEVVGEVSDGREAVRAARALAPDVVLMDIAMSGMNGLEATSRMRQECPKAKVIMLTMYTNEEYLKEALRSGASGYLLKDADRSELELALKTVCRGETYLTSAMAKFTLDAYCREGTAAAGPLGKLTARQREILQLIAEGSSTKEIAHRLDLSVKTVETHRAQLMERLEIHDVPGLVRLAIRTGLIGADQ